One Phocaeicola dorei genomic region harbors:
- a CDS encoding hybrid sensor histidine kinase/response regulator transcription factor, giving the protein MYKHLFLLISILFSLSSPCVHAERYYFQHLGLKNKLSQSSVLCITQDRNGFMWFGTKDGLNRYDGSNFRIFKHNHSNPHSLGNNNVNSLHENKDGKLWIGTDDGIYIYDPLTETFSKLTCKSQDSLCITQPIVQITTDTQKNIWIAVESQGVFLFDNDRQTLTHYAIPDAHLLSSICIDQQNAVWIGYNGKGLYYTDDHFQNFRLFQTQEGKNLFTDDQIFKIFPEQHNTLYTGSAKGGLKSINILTRTVTDLLPDSSQTESIFVRNIYPIDKKTLWVATERGIYTYNKETREIQHLTYNPNDDYSLSDNAIYSLYKDAEGGIWIGSYFGGIDYYPTQYATFEKYYPIIGQNSLSGKVVREFCEDEDGNLWIGTEDGGLNKFNPKTKEFSPCPLAGLHYNVHALSMDNHTLWIGTYSKGLYSLDLKTHRSRHYLMGHAENTLNDNNIYSMCRTSAGQLYIGTTTGLNLYNHETNDFTRIHKIDGIFVFNILEDSKGNIWFATYNSGIFKYNPRNNSWKNYVSTPGVPHGLPYNKVISIYEDSKQRLWFTMLGRGFCSFNQDTEEFTTYDSSQGLANDVIYKIVEANNDILWLTSNKGLIRFDLKTKTSNIYADNNGLLTNQFNYSSGIKSKDGTIYFGCINGFIAFKPESFTENTYFPPVAITDFLLFNKSADIGTKDSPLSQSVTYTREINLKYNQNSFAFRFAALCYAAPEENYLSYTLKGFDKEWYSTTKSSTASYTNLKPGDYTFCVKTANAKGEWSNDIKSIHIHIAPPFWKSPWAYLLYFILSAAGIGYIFYRFRKQITDKQRRQLEILEAEKEKEIYHAKIDFFTNIAHEIRTPLTLIKGPLENILHKENIDRNTIRENLDVMERNTLRLLDLTNQLLDFRKTETKGFRLNFMDCNISQLIRDTYIRFNPAAQQNGLKFQTDLPEQDFNAPVDKEALTKILSNLFNNAVKYATSSIHVSLIPPYGMKEPGYFSIMVSNDGHPIPHDMQEKIFQPFVQIKQTSGGQRTAGTGIGLPLARSLAELHKGKLYLKDREEICFCVELPVDQEKAIQLQKDSTISQTGNMQTVIRQHSTNICILVVEDDPEMQNFICAQLETVYCVIRASNGKEALQVLSEKTISLIVSDVMMPEMDGFELCHTLKTDIEHSHIPIILLTAKVTMQSKIEGIELGADDYIEKPFSTEYLLARIANLLSNQDKLRHAFTSSPFVNAKTIALSKADENFLDKLIEVIQKNISEPDFNVDILAEKMNMSRSSLHRKIKGIAQITPNEFIQLERLKMAAQLIQSGEYRINEVCYIVGFNSSSYFAKCFQKQFGVLPKDFCKNGS; this is encoded by the coding sequence ATGTACAAGCACTTATTCCTTCTCATATCAATCCTTTTCAGCCTGTCATCCCCCTGTGTTCATGCTGAAAGATATTATTTCCAACATTTGGGTCTGAAAAACAAACTGTCTCAAAGTTCCGTTCTTTGTATCACCCAAGACAGGAACGGATTCATGTGGTTCGGCACCAAAGACGGACTAAACCGTTATGACGGATCCAATTTCCGTATTTTCAAACACAATCATTCCAACCCTCATTCTTTGGGTAATAACAACGTCAACTCATTGCACGAAAATAAGGATGGGAAATTATGGATAGGAACAGACGACGGAATTTATATCTATGATCCATTGACGGAAACTTTCTCAAAACTCACCTGCAAAAGTCAGGACAGCTTGTGCATCACCCAGCCCATTGTACAAATCACCACCGATACACAAAAAAACATCTGGATAGCAGTAGAATCCCAAGGCGTTTTCCTGTTCGATAACGACCGACAAACATTAACACACTATGCTATCCCCGATGCCCATCTACTCAGTTCTATCTGTATAGACCAGCAAAACGCAGTATGGATAGGCTATAACGGAAAAGGGCTTTATTATACTGATGATCATTTCCAGAACTTCCGGTTATTCCAAACACAAGAGGGGAAAAACCTCTTCACCGATGACCAGATTTTCAAAATTTTCCCCGAACAGCATAACACCTTGTACACTGGTTCCGCAAAAGGTGGTCTGAAAAGTATCAATATCCTTACCCGGACAGTCACCGACTTGCTACCGGACTCTTCCCAAACCGAAAGTATCTTTGTAAGAAACATCTATCCCATCGACAAAAAAACATTGTGGGTTGCCACAGAACGAGGAATATACACTTACAACAAGGAAACCCGGGAAATCCAACACCTCACCTACAATCCCAACGATGACTATTCCTTGTCGGACAATGCCATTTATTCCCTCTACAAGGATGCTGAAGGTGGCATATGGATCGGCAGCTATTTCGGAGGCATAGACTATTATCCCACCCAATATGCCACCTTCGAAAAATACTATCCCATCATAGGACAAAACAGCCTCAGCGGAAAAGTAGTCCGTGAATTTTGCGAAGATGAAGACGGAAATCTATGGATAGGAACAGAAGACGGCGGCTTGAACAAATTCAATCCAAAGACCAAAGAATTCAGCCCTTGTCCACTGGCAGGACTGCACTATAATGTCCACGCTCTAAGTATGGACAATCACACTCTGTGGATAGGTACATATTCCAAAGGATTATACTCATTGGATCTGAAGACCCACCGTTCCCGTCACTACCTGATGGGACATGCCGAAAATACATTGAACGACAACAACATCTATTCCATGTGCCGCACCTCTGCAGGTCAACTCTACATAGGTACCACAACCGGACTCAATCTCTATAACCATGAAACAAATGATTTCACCCGTATCCACAAAATAGATGGTATCTTTGTTTTCAACATATTGGAAGACAGTAAAGGAAATATCTGGTTTGCCACCTATAATTCCGGTATATTCAAATACAATCCTAGAAATAACAGCTGGAAAAATTATGTTTCTACTCCCGGAGTTCCCCACGGACTCCCTTACAACAAGGTGATAAGTATTTATGAAGACAGCAAGCAACGTTTGTGGTTCACCATGCTGGGAAGAGGATTCTGCTCATTCAACCAGGACACAGAGGAATTCACTACTTATGATTCTTCACAAGGGCTTGCCAATGATGTGATTTATAAGATTGTAGAAGCCAACAATGACATCCTTTGGCTCACCTCCAACAAAGGATTGATACGGTTCGATCTGAAGACCAAAACCTCGAACATTTATGCAGACAACAATGGACTGCTCACCAATCAGTTCAATTATAGTTCAGGAATTAAGAGCAAAGACGGTACCATCTATTTCGGATGTATCAATGGCTTCATTGCCTTCAAACCCGAGTCCTTCACCGAAAACACTTATTTTCCACCTGTAGCCATCACCGATTTCCTGCTTTTCAACAAAAGCGCCGATATAGGCACCAAAGATTCCCCCCTCAGTCAAAGCGTGACTTATACCCGGGAAATAAACCTGAAGTATAATCAAAACTCTTTTGCCTTCCGCTTTGCAGCTCTTTGTTACGCCGCCCCTGAAGAAAATTATCTGAGTTATACATTGAAAGGATTTGATAAAGAGTGGTACAGTACCACAAAAAGTTCCACCGCTTCCTATACCAATCTAAAGCCAGGCGACTATACTTTCTGCGTGAAAACAGCTAACGCCAAGGGAGAATGGAGTAATGACATCAAAAGTATCCACATACATATCGCACCTCCTTTCTGGAAATCCCCGTGGGCCTATCTTCTTTATTTTATACTTTCGGCAGCCGGTATCGGATATATCTTCTATCGCTTCCGAAAACAAATCACGGACAAACAACGACGGCAACTGGAAATCTTAGAAGCCGAAAAGGAAAAAGAAATTTATCATGCCAAAATAGACTTCTTCACTAATATAGCACATGAAATCCGCACACCGCTAACCCTGATAAAAGGCCCGTTAGAGAACATCCTGCACAAGGAAAACATAGATCGCAACACCATCCGTGAGAACCTGGACGTCATGGAACGGAATACCCTGCGATTACTTGACCTGACCAATCAGTTACTCGACTTCCGAAAAACAGAAACCAAGGGGTTCCGTCTTAACTTTATGGATTGTAATATCTCCCAACTAATAAGAGACACTTATATCCGTTTCAATCCCGCCGCCCAACAGAATGGGTTGAAATTTCAAACAGACCTGCCCGAACAGGATTTCAATGCACCCGTAGATAAAGAAGCCCTGACCAAAATTCTAAGCAATCTGTTCAATAATGCAGTAAAATATGCCACATCATCTATCCATGTATCTTTAATACCACCATACGGAATGAAAGAACCGGGATACTTCTCCATTATGGTCAGCAATGACGGGCATCCCATCCCCCACGATATGCAAGAAAAAATTTTCCAGCCTTTTGTGCAAATCAAACAAACCTCCGGTGGGCAACGCACAGCCGGTACCGGCATCGGCCTGCCTTTGGCACGTTCCCTGGCAGAATTACATAAAGGAAAACTTTATTTAAAGGATAGGGAAGAAATCTGTTTCTGTGTCGAGCTTCCTGTCGATCAAGAAAAAGCCATACAGTTGCAAAAAGATTCCACTATCAGCCAGACCGGCAATATGCAAACAGTCATCCGGCAACACAGCACTAACATCTGTATTCTTGTAGTAGAGGATGACCCCGAGATGCAGAACTTTATTTGCGCACAACTGGAAACTGTATATTGCGTTATACGTGCATCTAATGGCAAGGAAGCCCTGCAAGTGCTATCAGAAAAGACAATCAGTCTGATTGTCAGTGATGTGATGATGCCCGAAATGGATGGTTTCGAATTATGCCATACATTAAAGACCGATATAGAACATAGCCATATTCCTATCATTCTGCTCACAGCAAAAGTTACCATGCAATCCAAGATAGAAGGAATAGAACTAGGAGCCGACGACTATATAGAAAAACCTTTTTCTACGGAGTATTTATTGGCACGCATAGCGAACTTATTAAGCAATCAGGACAAATTGCGCCATGCTTTCACTTCATCACCTTTTGTGAACGCCAAAACCATTGCACTGAGCAAAGCAGATGAGAACTTTTTAGACAAACTAATAGAAGTAATTCAGAAGAACATTTCGGAACCCGATTTTAATGTGGATATATTAGCCGAGAAAATGAATATGAGCCGTTCCAGCCTGCATCGAAAAATAAAGGGAATCGCTCAAATTACCCCCAATGAGTTTATTCAACTGGAACGGTTGAAAATGGCAGCCCAACTGATTCAATCCGGAGAATACAGAATCAATGAAGTATGCTATATTGTCGGTTTCAACTCTTCTTCCTATTTTGCCAAATGTTTTCAGAAACAATTTGGAGTACTGCCAAAAGATTTTTGCAAGAACGGCTCCTGA
- the pyrE gene encoding orotate phosphoribosyltransferase, with protein MKTLEKLFAEKLLKIKAIKLQPANPFTWASGWKSPFYCDNRKTLSYPSLRNFVKLEISRIVLEKFGQVDAIAGVATGAIPQGALVAEELNLPFVYVRSTPKDHGLENLIEGELRPGMKVVVIEDLISTGGSSLKAVEAIRRDGCEVIGMVAAFTYGFPVAIEAFKEAKVNLVTLTNYEAVLDSALKTGYINEEDVSVLDNWRKDPAHWEAGK; from the coding sequence ATGAAGACTTTAGAAAAATTATTCGCAGAGAAATTACTGAAGATTAAGGCTATCAAGTTGCAGCCGGCTAATCCTTTTACTTGGGCATCCGGTTGGAAGTCGCCTTTTTATTGTGATAACCGCAAAACTCTTTCGTATCCTTCTCTTCGTAATTTTGTGAAACTTGAGATTAGCCGTATTGTCCTGGAGAAGTTCGGTCAGGTAGATGCTATTGCCGGTGTGGCGACAGGGGCTATCCCTCAAGGAGCTTTGGTGGCTGAAGAATTGAATCTGCCGTTTGTGTATGTTCGTTCTACTCCGAAAGACCATGGCTTGGAAAACCTGATTGAAGGTGAACTTCGTCCTGGTATGAAAGTCGTAGTTATTGAGGACTTGATTTCAACTGGCGGCAGTAGCTTGAAAGCTGTTGAAGCTATCCGTCGTGACGGATGTGAAGTGATTGGTATGGTCGCTGCATTTACTTATGGTTTCCCGGTGGCAATTGAAGCGTTCAAGGAAGCAAAAGTGAACTTGGTTACTCTGACTAATTATGAAGCTGTATTGGATTCGGCCTTGAAAACCGGATATATTAATGAAGAGGATGTTTCTGTTTTAGATAACTGGAGAAAGGATCCGGCTCATTGGGAGGCAGGCAAATAA
- a CDS encoding aldo/keto reductase, translating into MKYQPSAERYDKMQYKYCGNSGLLLPRISLGLWHNFGSVDDFGVATDMIKYAFDNGVTHFDLANNYGPIPGSAEINFGKILKENFQGYRDELIISSKAGHEMWDGPYGGNSSRKNLMASIDQSLRRTGLDYFDIFYSHRYDGVTPVEETMQALIDIVKQGKALYVGISKYPPAQAKIAYEMLRAAGVPCLISQYRYSMFDRTVEEKSLPLAAEQGSGFIAFSPLAQGLLTKKYLHGIPEHSRAARSTGFLKVDQVTEDKVGKARRLDEIAARRGQTLAEMALAWVLKDERMTSVIVGTSSVKQLADNLHALDNLNFTNEELAEIEGILRL; encoded by the coding sequence ATGAAATATCAACCTTCAGCAGAGCGCTATGACAAGATGCAGTATAAATACTGTGGGAATAGCGGATTACTTTTGCCTCGTATCTCTTTAGGCTTGTGGCATAATTTTGGCAGTGTGGACGATTTCGGTGTGGCAACCGATATGATTAAATACGCTTTCGATAATGGGGTTACGCATTTTGACTTGGCTAATAATTATGGCCCCATTCCGGGAAGTGCTGAGATTAATTTTGGTAAAATCTTAAAGGAAAATTTTCAAGGTTATCGTGATGAATTGATTATTTCCTCAAAAGCAGGGCATGAAATGTGGGATGGACCTTATGGAGGAAACAGTTCGCGTAAGAATTTAATGGCCAGCATTGATCAAAGTTTGCGTCGTACCGGTTTGGATTACTTTGATATATTCTATAGTCACCGTTATGATGGGGTGACTCCTGTTGAGGAAACAATGCAGGCATTGATTGATATAGTGAAACAAGGAAAGGCATTGTATGTGGGTATTTCAAAATACCCTCCAGCACAAGCTAAAATAGCTTATGAAATGTTGAGGGCTGCCGGTGTGCCGTGTCTCATTAGCCAATATCGTTATAGTATGTTTGACCGTACTGTAGAGGAGAAATCATTGCCATTGGCTGCAGAACAAGGCTCCGGTTTTATTGCATTTTCGCCTTTGGCGCAAGGCTTGCTGACTAAAAAATATCTGCATGGTATTCCGGAACATTCTCGTGCGGCCCGTTCTACCGGATTTTTGAAAGTAGATCAAGTGACAGAAGATAAAGTAGGAAAAGCACGTCGGTTGGATGAAATAGCCGCTCGTCGTGGCCAGACTTTGGCTGAGATGGCATTGGCATGGGTCTTGAAAGACGAACGAATGACTTCTGTTATTGTGGGGACAAGTTCTGTGAAACAGTTGGCAGATAATCTTCATGCATTGGATAATTTGAACTTTACTAATGAAGAATTGGCCGAAATAGAGGGAATTTTACGATTGTAA
- a CDS encoding SusC/RagA family TonB-linked outer membrane protein, translated as MKNMFSKGAHPSEFGHRQTTMLMLGLFLLVSQCLFAQSRIIKGTVYDEHKDALIGASVILKGTSQGTITDIDGNFSVEASDKNTVLIVSYIGYDAQEINVGSQTFVKVQLKPSSLALEEVVVVGYGSQKKSELTAAISSVKSSDFVRGNVRDAGQLLKGKIAGLSIVNSTGDPTENSSILLRGTNSLQGNNSPLVLIDGIPGDLRTVAPEDIAQIDVLKDGSSAAIYGTRATNGVILVTTRKANSDFSIDYNGYVGTEEFVKTERVLTGDEFRSLIQDGTISATDFGGNTDWLEAITRTPVNHGHNLSVKGGSEKTNYLLNVNYKKNQGIFKKSDNETLIVRLAVNHSMLNDKLRLNVSVNSNTQNYTTTGDGSSFNRGVYSAALVTNPTLPIYKQDVNKDVLSSMPEYDGPWAQPSALVAIANPLSTIETANGRHHRQRTRLNGNVTFQPIESLKFNALLSWDRYYETRGYRETFDNFNTTVAHSRDGFASRGTCETTDQLFEFTAQYSEVFGIHNISVLGGYGYQKNIWEDYWMRNWNFPTDQFGWDNIALGRGDSDIAGAAIPINSNKTSGNLISFFGRINYILAGKYLATISVRHEADSKFVGSDQVWGTFPAVSLAWRINEENFMKNIKWINSLKLRAGYGVTGIAPSNPYLATYRLGYTSNNDTFYYNGQWVNKLTPQSNPNPEFTWEKKKEFNVGLDFSILKDRISGSVDAYYRKTVDLLYNYPVPVPPNVYGTTLANVGTISNKGLEILLNGVVFNKKDFGWNTTLTYSTNKNKLDKLNNSKYQLANDYFYVGDAQAPMSGVPTHRVKVGEPIGQIWGWKVLDITEDGKWIYEDQNGNAVESKDVKIEDRKVIGNGLPKHYLGWNNDFRYKNFDLSVTMRGAFGFQNINFTRLHYENYRDQAMNNLKAGYEKVFGKAVLTDSKQFNSYYVEDGDYWKIDNIVLGYNFKKDFIKGIKGMRLYFSVQNALTITGYKGLDPEVGGSLLTPGTDDRNKYPTTRSYTFGVNLSF; from the coding sequence ATGAAAAACATGTTTAGTAAAGGTGCACATCCGTCTGAATTTGGACATCGACAAACAACGATGTTGATGTTGGGCTTGTTTTTACTCGTTTCCCAATGCTTGTTTGCTCAGAGCAGAATAATAAAGGGAACGGTATATGATGAACATAAGGATGCACTGATCGGTGCGTCGGTTATTCTTAAAGGTACTTCTCAGGGAACCATTACCGATATAGATGGTAATTTTAGTGTGGAGGCAAGTGATAAGAATACTGTTTTGATTGTTTCTTATATAGGTTATGATGCCCAAGAGATAAATGTGGGTAGCCAGACCTTTGTCAAGGTACAGTTGAAACCTTCTTCTCTGGCGCTGGAGGAAGTTGTAGTGGTGGGTTACGGTTCGCAAAAGAAAAGTGAGCTGACGGCTGCCATCTCAAGTGTCAAGTCTTCGGATTTTGTCCGTGGAAATGTGAGGGATGCGGGGCAATTATTGAAAGGGAAAATTGCTGGTCTTAGCATTGTGAATTCTACAGGTGACCCTACCGAGAATTCGTCTATCTTACTTCGTGGTACTAACTCTTTGCAGGGTAACAATTCGCCATTAGTGTTGATTGACGGTATTCCGGGAGATTTAAGAACGGTGGCTCCTGAGGATATTGCTCAAATCGATGTGCTGAAGGATGGTTCGTCTGCGGCTATTTATGGTACACGAGCTACCAATGGGGTGATTTTGGTTACTACCCGTAAGGCTAATTCTGATTTTTCCATAGACTATAATGGGTATGTCGGTACAGAAGAGTTTGTGAAAACGGAAAGAGTGTTGACTGGAGATGAATTTCGTTCTTTAATTCAGGATGGAACAATTTCTGCTACTGATTTTGGAGGTAATACAGATTGGCTGGAAGCCATAACTCGTACTCCGGTCAATCATGGGCATAATCTGAGTGTAAAGGGTGGTTCCGAGAAGACTAATTATTTGTTGAATGTCAATTATAAAAAGAACCAGGGAATTTTCAAAAAGTCAGATAATGAGACGTTGATTGTACGACTGGCGGTGAATCATTCAATGTTGAATGATAAATTGCGTTTGAACGTCAGCGTTAATTCTAATACGCAGAACTATACAACGACCGGAGATGGTTCCTCTTTCAATAGAGGGGTATATAGTGCGGCATTGGTTACTAATCCTACCTTGCCTATTTATAAGCAGGATGTAAATAAGGATGTCCTGTCATCAATGCCGGAGTATGATGGTCCTTGGGCACAGCCTTCGGCTCTGGTGGCTATCGCCAATCCGCTGAGTACTATCGAGACAGCTAATGGCAGACATCACAGACAGCGTACCAGATTGAATGGTAATGTTACTTTCCAACCCATCGAATCATTGAAATTCAATGCGTTGTTATCTTGGGATAGATATTACGAAACAAGGGGTTATCGTGAGACTTTTGATAATTTCAATACCACAGTGGCTCATTCCCGTGATGGTTTTGCCTCCAGAGGTACTTGTGAGACTACAGACCAGTTGTTTGAATTTACCGCTCAGTATAGTGAAGTTTTTGGCATTCATAATATTTCTGTATTGGGAGGTTATGGCTATCAGAAGAATATATGGGAGGATTATTGGATGCGGAACTGGAATTTTCCTACAGACCAGTTTGGCTGGGATAATATCGCTTTAGGACGTGGCGACAGCGATATTGCCGGTGCTGCTATTCCTATTAACAGTAATAAAACGTCAGGTAATCTTATCAGTTTTTTCGGACGTATCAATTACATATTGGCGGGCAAGTATTTGGCTACCATTAGTGTAAGGCATGAGGCAGACTCCAAATTTGTGGGTTCCGATCAGGTTTGGGGTACATTTCCGGCTGTAAGTCTGGCATGGCGGATTAATGAAGAGAATTTTATGAAAAATATCAAGTGGATTAATAGCTTGAAACTTCGTGCCGGTTATGGTGTGACAGGTATTGCTCCTTCCAATCCTTATTTGGCAACCTATCGTTTGGGATATACTTCAAATAATGATACTTTTTATTATAATGGTCAATGGGTGAATAAATTGACTCCGCAGAGTAATCCGAATCCGGAATTCACATGGGAAAAGAAGAAGGAATTTAATGTGGGGCTTGATTTCTCTATTCTGAAAGATCGTATCAGTGGTAGTGTTGATGCTTATTACAGAAAAACTGTAGACTTGTTATATAATTATCCTGTTCCTGTTCCGCCCAATGTATATGGCACTACACTGGCAAATGTGGGTACTATCAGTAATAAGGGACTGGAGATATTGCTGAACGGGGTTGTCTTTAATAAAAAAGATTTTGGTTGGAATACCACACTGACTTATTCTACTAATAAGAATAAGCTTGACAAATTGAATAATAGTAAATACCAGTTGGCAAACGATTATTTTTATGTGGGTGACGCACAAGCGCCTATGTCGGGAGTCCCTACCCATCGTGTAAAAGTAGGGGAGCCTATAGGGCAGATTTGGGGTTGGAAAGTATTGGATATTACAGAAGACGGTAAATGGATTTATGAAGATCAGAATGGTAATGCTGTAGAGTCTAAAGATGTGAAGATAGAGGATAGAAAAGTGATTGGTAATGGTTTGCCAAAGCATTATTTGGGATGGAACAATGATTTCCGTTATAAAAATTTTGATTTGAGCGTTACCATGAGAGGAGCCTTTGGATTCCAGAATATCAACTTTACTCGTCTGCATTATGAGAATTATAGAGACCAGGCAATGAATAATTTGAAAGCCGGGTATGAAAAAGTATTTGGTAAAGCGGTGCTGACGGACTCCAAGCAATTTAATAGTTACTATGTGGAGGATGGCGATTATTGGAAAATTGATAATATTGTATTGGGGTATAATTTCAAGAAAGACTTTATTAAAGGGATTAAGGGAATGCGTCTGTATTTCTCTGTTCAAAACGCTTTGACCATTACCGGATACAAAGGACTTGATCCGGAGGTAGGCGGTTCGCTTTTAACTCCGGGAACAGATGACAGAAACAAGTATCCCACTACCCGTTCATATACCTTTGGCGTTAACTTGAGTTTTTAA
- the argH gene encoding argininosuccinate lyase, which yields MAQKLWEKNVRVNEEIDRFTVGRDREMDLYLAKHDVLGSMAHITMLESIGLLTAGELEMLLAELKNIYASAEKGEFVIEDGIEDVHSQVELMLTRKLGDVGKKIHSGRSRNDQVLVDLKLFTRAELKEVAEAVERLFHVLISQSNQYKDVLMPGYTHLQIAMPSSFGLWFGAYAESLVDDMMFLQAAFKMCNRNPLGSAAGYGSSFPLNREMTTSLLGFDSMNYNVVYAQMGRGKMERNVAFALASIAGTVSKMAFDACMFSSQNFGFVKLPDECTTGSSIMPHKKNPDVFELTRAKCNKIQVLPQQIMMIMNNLPSGYFRDLQIIKEVFLPAFQELKECLQMAAYIMDKIKINEHILDDDRYLYIFSVEEVNRLASEGMPFRDAYKKVGLDIEAGKFTHNKKVHHTHEGSIGNLCNDRIENLMQQVVDGFNFSVMEQAEQSLLGR from the coding sequence ATGGCACAGAAACTTTGGGAAAAAAATGTCCGAGTAAATGAGGAGATAGATCGTTTTACAGTAGGACGTGACCGTGAAATGGACCTTTATCTGGCTAAACACGATGTATTGGGCTCAATGGCACATATCACCATGTTGGAAAGTATTGGTTTGCTTACGGCCGGAGAATTGGAAATGCTGTTAGCGGAATTAAAAAATATCTATGCTTCTGCCGAAAAGGGAGAGTTTGTAATAGAGGATGGTATAGAGGATGTACACTCGCAAGTAGAATTGATGTTGACGCGTAAGTTGGGAGATGTCGGGAAGAAAATTCATAGTGGACGTTCACGCAATGACCAGGTGCTGGTGGATTTGAAGCTGTTTACTCGTGCGGAATTAAAAGAAGTGGCCGAAGCAGTAGAGCGGCTTTTCCATGTGCTGATTTCTCAAAGCAATCAATATAAAGATGTGCTGATGCCGGGATATACCCATTTGCAGATAGCGATGCCTTCTTCATTTGGCTTGTGGTTTGGTGCGTATGCAGAGAGTTTGGTGGACGATATGATGTTTCTGCAGGCCGCATTCAAAATGTGCAACCGTAATCCGTTGGGGTCTGCTGCCGGTTATGGTTCTTCTTTCCCGCTAAACCGTGAGATGACTACTAGTCTGCTGGGTTTTGATTCGATGAACTATAATGTGGTATATGCGCAGATGGGACGTGGCAAAATGGAACGTAATGTAGCTTTTGCCTTGGCTTCTATTGCCGGAACCGTTTCTAAGATGGCTTTTGATGCTTGTATGTTTAGTAGTCAGAATTTTGGCTTCGTGAAACTTCCGGACGAGTGTACAACTGGTTCCAGTATTATGCCCCATAAGAAGAATCCCGATGTGTTCGAACTGACACGGGCTAAGTGTAACAAGATACAGGTTCTCCCCCAACAAATTATGATGATAATGAACAATCTGCCTTCGGGTTACTTCCGTGATTTGCAGATTATAAAAGAAGTATTCCTGCCTGCTTTTCAGGAGCTGAAGGAGTGTTTGCAAATGGCTGCCTATATTATGGACAAGATTAAAATCAACGAGCATATTCTGGATGATGATCGTTACCTTTATATATTTAGTGTGGAAGAGGTTAACCGTCTGGCTTCTGAGGGCATGCCATTCCGTGATGCTTATAAGAAGGTGGGCTTGGATATAGAAGCCGGAAAATTTACTCACAACAAGAAGGTACATCATACTCATGAGGGTAGTATAGGTAATTTGTGTAATGACAGAATTGAAAATCTGATGCAACAGGTAGTAGATGGTTTTAACTTCTCAGTCATGGAGCAGGCAGAACAATCCCTTTTGGGTAGATAG
- a CDS encoding DNA-3-methyladenine glycosylase I, producing MQDITNGRCGWCGTDELYVKYHDQEWGKLVTDDKTLFEFLVLESAQAGLSWITILRKREGYRKAFCNFDAELVAQMTDEDVERLMQFEGIVKNRLKIKSTITNAKLFLAVQKEFGSFYNYTLSFFPDKKPIINTFRSLSEIPVSSPESDAMSKDMKKRGFKFFGTTICYAHLQASGFINDHLTDCICRKVPQQNY from the coding sequence ATGCAAGATATAACAAACGGACGTTGCGGTTGGTGCGGAACAGACGAATTGTATGTGAAATACCATGATCAGGAGTGGGGAAAGTTAGTAACCGATGACAAGACGCTGTTTGAGTTTCTTGTATTGGAAAGTGCCCAAGCAGGACTAAGCTGGATAACGATTCTTAGAAAAAGAGAGGGATATCGTAAAGCCTTCTGTAATTTTGATGCCGAGTTGGTGGCACAAATGACCGATGAAGACGTTGAGCGGCTAATGCAATTTGAGGGCATTGTAAAAAACCGTCTGAAAATCAAATCGACAATCACGAATGCGAAACTATTCCTTGCCGTACAAAAGGAATTCGGCAGTTTTTATAATTATACCCTGTCATTCTTTCCCGACAAAAAGCCGATTATCAACACATTCCGGTCATTGAGCGAGATTCCGGTATCCTCCCCCGAATCCGATGCCATGAGTAAAGATATGAAAAAACGAGGTTTCAAGTTCTTCGGAACTACGATTTGCTACGCCCATTTGCAAGCTTCAGGTTTTATCAACGATCATTTGACAGACTGTATTTGCCGGAAAGTTCCACAACAGAATTATTAA